The Flaviramulus sp. BrNp1-15 genome includes the window ACACCTATCAATTTGGCCAAAAAGTATATGTGAAAATGACAGGTTTAGCCATTGGTGAAAGCAATGGTGTGATAACCATTGGCAAAGGTGATGCTGTAACGGTAAAACAAATTCAGGCTGCAGAATATCAAAATATCATTTTAAGAAGTAGTGAAATAGCAGATATAACCCCAAAAATAGGCGATTTATCAATATTAAATGAGCGTGATGAAAACACCTTAATTCAGTTAAATAACATACAATTAAATAGGTTTGAATTGGGAGCCACTTTTGCAAGTGAGGCTATAGATGAGTTTGATGGATTACGCACCTTAGAAAGTTGCGATTCGGGCATTTCCATGATTTTACAAACCAGCACATTTGCCGATTTTAAATCGTTAATAATTCCACAAGGTAGCGGAAGCGTAACAGGCGTTTTTAGTAGAGATTTTGGAGATGATTTTAACGTGTTAATCATCAATAGTTCTGCTGATATTAACTTTGAAAATGAAGAGCGTTGCGACCCCATAGAATTAACCTGTGGATTAGCCAATACTGTAGGGACAGGAAACTTACTTTATGAAGATTTTGAGCCACAACGAAATAACAGGCCCATAGAAATTGAAGGTTGGACAAACTATATTGAAGCAGGCACTGAAGCTTGGGAAGGTTATTCATCAACATCTTCAAATGCTTCGTTAGGGCGTTCGGCAAGATTTCAACCAGCCAGTTCTGGCGATGATAGTAATATTGGGTGGTTAATAACACCTGCTATTAATTTAGATGTTCAAGAAGGCGAAACATTGCGTTTTAAAACTTCTAATAGTCTTGCTGATAGTAGTTTTATGGAAGTACTATATTCCTTAGATTGGGATGGCGATGAAGCGACCATTACATCTTCAACATGGGGTGTTTTATCTGCAGCTTATGTTGTAAAAGACACCGATTCGTTTGCGCCTTGGTTTAACTCCGGAAGTGTAGATTTATCTTGTGTTTCAGGAACAATGTACATTGCATTCAAATATACAGGAAGCGGACACGATACTTTTGATGGTGTTTATGAACTTGATGAAATTAGTATTGATTATGTGCCGTAGTAAACCTAAATTAGCCAAATGACTACATTTGACATTTTGTTTTTTCATTTTTTTCATCATTACAAAACTAAAAAAAGTAAGAAAGCCAATAGTATCGCTACATTTTACGTTACATTCTTACAATGTAGTTTAATATTGCTTTTAGGTGTGTTTTTTGCAAAGTTTTTTAGGCAAATGCACATGGATACTATGTCGGCAGACAAAGCTTGGACATTATTCGTTTTAGTAGCAATTTTTATTTACTTTAAAAACTGGATGCAATACGGTGGTAGAAAACGAAAAGTTTTAAACGCCAAAATGATTAGAAATAAAAAACTGACTTATAATATTTGGTTGCTTTGGTTATTGCCATTGGCTATTTTAGGATTGACTTATATTCTGTTTCAAGCTGCTTAATTTCAAATTAAATACTGCTCATCATTGCGAAGCACCAAGCAATCTCATGAATTTAATCTTTAAAATTTTAAAATTTCAGTATTTACTTTTTCTTTAATTAAGATGTAGATTGCTAAAGTTGTACCAACTCATCAATAACAAGAAAAGTTACTTCTTAAAAACTGCATATACCGGAAAATGGTCGCTGTAGCCACCTTTATATTTTTTACCAACATAGGTTCTAAAAGGAGTGCCTTTATATCTACCATTAAATAGTTTCAAGAAATCTTCGTCAAAAATATTAGCAGAACTGTATTCAAATAAATGATTTGAGGTTTTAAAAAAATTAGAAGAAATTATTATTTGATCAAATAAATTCCACTGTCGCCTATGGTTGCTAGTTCCTCTATTATAAGAACGTAAAGTTTCCATGGGATTAAATAAATTGTAATTTTCAACTAAACGTTTAATACTGTTGCTATGTGGATCGTCATTAAAATCACCAACAATAATAATTTTAGAGTCTTTATTTTCTAAGCGTAAAGAAGAAATAATCTCACCAACTTTATTGGAAGAAGCAATACGTTTGTGCTCGGTTTCTTTTTCACCTTCACGTCTTGAAGACCAGTGGTTAACAATAATGTTTACTTTTTCACCATCAAGCAAACCAGAAACCAATAGAATATCTCTTGTATAATCTGGGAATCCATCATCGTCAAACAATTCAATGGTAAAGGTTTCAGAATTTAAAACCTCAAATGCAGAGGTGTCATATAATAAGGCAACATCAATCCCACGTTCGTCTAAAGAGTCATAATGCACGTAGTCATAATTACAATCTTCTAAATGTTTAGAAGCTATTAAATCTTCAATAACTTTAGCGTTCTCAACCTCCGCTAAACCAACAATACTAGGGTGTTTTCCAGTTTCTAGTTTTCCAATATTAGAAATTGCAAAGCCTAATTTCCGTAATTTATTTTGATAGCGTTTTGGTGTCCATTTTTTAACGGCTTTGGGTAAAAAATCATCATCGTTTGTATGTTTGTCATCAATTAAATCAAATAGATTTTCAAGATTGTAAAAAGCAACGGTTTGCATATCGTCACGAACCGGAATATCATCAAAAGTGTTTGTCATAAATCAAAAATAGGCTTAAAAATATAAAAATTAAAATGCTTGTAATTATGTAACTTTGCATATTCAATTATTTTTATGATAGAGAAGAAAGATATAGCATTAGAACGCTGCGTTTTAATAGGTATTATAACAAAAGATCAAGACGAAGAAAAATCTAAAGAATATTTAGATGAGTTGGAGTTTTTAACTTTTACTGCTGGAGGTTATGCTATTAAGCGTTTTACTCAAAAAATGGATATGCCAAATCCTAAAACTTTTATAGGAACAGGTAAGATGGAAGAAGTACGCCAATTTATTGAGGATAACGATATTGGTACTGCAATTTTTGATGACGAATTATCTGCAGCTCAAGAACGAAATATTAGTAAAATTCTTAATGTTAAGGTTTTAGATAGAACCAATTTAATACTTGATATTTTTGCACAACGCGCACAAACCAGTTACGCCAGAACCCAAGTAGAATTGGCACAATGTGAATATTTACTGCCTAGGTTAAGAGGTATGTGGACACACCTTGAACGTCAAAAAGGGGGTATTGGAATGCGCGGACCTGGTGAGACCGAAATTGAAACAGATAGACGTATTGTACGTGATAAAATATCACTTTTAAAAGAGCGTATAAAAACCATTGACAAACAAATGGCGGTGCAACGTGGTAACCGTGGTAAAATGGTTCGTGTTGCTTTGGTTGGGTATACCAATGTTGGTAAATCTACACTCATGAATGTAATTAGCAAAAGTGAAGTATTTGCTGAAAATAAGCTATTTGCAACTCTCGATACCACTGTTAGAAAAGTAGTAATTCAAAATTTACCATTTTTATTAAGTGATACCGTAGGATTTATTAGAAAACTACCTACACAGTTAGTAGATAGTTTTAAAAGTACACTAGATGAGGTTAGAGAAGCCGATTTATTGCTTCACGTGGTTGATATTTCACATCCTAATTTTGAAGAGCACATAGCTTCTGTCGAGAAAATTTTAGGTGAAATAAAAAGCGGTGATAAA containing:
- a CDS encoding endonuclease, encoding MTNTFDDIPVRDDMQTVAFYNLENLFDLIDDKHTNDDDFLPKAVKKWTPKRYQNKLRKLGFAISNIGKLETGKHPSIVGLAEVENAKVIEDLIASKHLEDCNYDYVHYDSLDERGIDVALLYDTSAFEVLNSETFTIELFDDDGFPDYTRDILLVSGLLDGEKVNIIVNHWSSRREGEKETEHKRIASSNKVGEIISSLRLENKDSKIIIVGDFNDDPHSNSIKRLVENYNLFNPMETLRSYNRGTSNHRRQWNLFDQIIISSNFFKTSNHLFEYSSANIFDEDFLKLFNGRYKGTPFRTYVGKKYKGGYSDHFPVYAVFKK
- a CDS encoding DUF5689 domain-containing protein, giving the protein MKANKIKSVFAFAIVLFVFSCVKDDDYSIPDISISEPTIPQEQITTFNAIKSLYEQAVNDGKTTATIADDIDLYIEGYVISSDKSGNFFEELIIQNKTDDSNPDSDPRLGFKIDINVSNLSDTYQFGQKVYVKMTGLAIGESNGVITIGKGDAVTVKQIQAAEYQNIILRSSEIADITPKIGDLSILNERDENTLIQLNNIQLNRFELGATFASEAIDEFDGLRTLESCDSGISMILQTSTFADFKSLIIPQGSGSVTGVFSRDFGDDFNVLIINSSADINFENEERCDPIELTCGLANTVGTGNLLYEDFEPQRNNRPIEIEGWTNYIEAGTEAWEGYSSTSSNASLGRSARFQPASSGDDSNIGWLITPAINLDVQEGETLRFKTSNSLADSSFMEVLYSLDWDGDEATITSSTWGVLSAAYVVKDTDSFAPWFNSGSVDLSCVSGTMYIAFKYTGSGHDTFDGVYELDEISIDYVP
- the hflX gene encoding GTPase HflX, with translation MIEKKDIALERCVLIGIITKDQDEEKSKEYLDELEFLTFTAGGYAIKRFTQKMDMPNPKTFIGTGKMEEVRQFIEDNDIGTAIFDDELSAAQERNISKILNVKVLDRTNLILDIFAQRAQTSYARTQVELAQCEYLLPRLRGMWTHLERQKGGIGMRGPGETEIETDRRIVRDKISLLKERIKTIDKQMAVQRGNRGKMVRVALVGYTNVGKSTLMNVISKSEVFAENKLFATLDTTVRKVVIQNLPFLLSDTVGFIRKLPTQLVDSFKSTLDEVREADLLLHVVDISHPNFEEHIASVEKILGEIKSGDKPTIMVFNKIDAYQPESIDKDDLETERTERHYTLEEWKKTWMNKVGDNALFISALNKQNLEDFKKRVYDEVREIHITRFPYNHFLYPDYNYENLGEEE